A window of the Enterobacteriaceae bacterium 4M9 genome harbors these coding sequences:
- the kbl gene encoding glycine C-acetyltransferase, with the protein MREDFYQQLTASLDTARAEGLFKEERIITSAQQADITVADGSHVINFCANNYLGLANHPALIEAAKQGMDNHGFGMASVRFICGTQDSHKALEQQLATFLGMEDAILYSSCFDANGGLFETLLGAEDAIISDALNHASIIDGVRLCKAKRYRYANNDMNELETCLKEARAAGARHVMIATDGVFSMDGVIANLQGVCDLADKYNALVMVDDSHAVGFVGANGRGTHEYCDVMGRVDIITGTLGKALGGASGGYTAARKEVVEWLRQRSRPYLFSNSLAPAIVSASIKVLEMLASGDELRDNLWRNARLFREKMTAAGFTLAGADHAIIPVMLGDAVVAQSFARELQKEGIYVTGFFYPVVPKGQARIRTQMSAAHTPEQIERAVAAFIRIGKQSGVIS; encoded by the coding sequence ATGCGGGAAGATTTTTATCAGCAGTTAACAGCCAGTCTGGATACGGCGCGGGCAGAGGGGCTGTTTAAGGAAGAACGCATCATCACCTCTGCGCAGCAGGCAGATATCACGGTCGCTGACGGCAGCCACGTGATTAATTTTTGCGCCAATAACTATCTCGGTCTGGCAAACCACCCGGCACTGATTGAGGCCGCGAAGCAGGGCATGGACAACCACGGTTTTGGGATGGCATCCGTGCGTTTTATTTGCGGCACTCAGGACAGCCATAAAGCGCTGGAGCAGCAGCTGGCGACATTTCTCGGGATGGAAGATGCCATTTTGTACTCCTCTTGCTTTGACGCCAACGGCGGCCTGTTTGAGACACTGCTGGGCGCTGAGGATGCCATCATCTCCGATGCGCTGAACCATGCGTCAATTATTGACGGTGTGCGCCTTTGCAAGGCAAAACGTTATCGCTACGCCAATAACGACATGAATGAGCTGGAAACCTGTCTGAAAGAGGCGCGTGCAGCAGGCGCGCGTCACGTCATGATAGCCACCGACGGTGTGTTTTCGATGGATGGTGTTATCGCCAATCTGCAAGGCGTATGTGACCTTGCAGATAAATACAACGCGCTGGTGATGGTCGATGACTCTCACGCGGTGGGATTTGTCGGTGCTAACGGACGTGGGACGCACGAGTACTGCGATGTCATGGGACGCGTGGATATCATTACCGGCACGCTGGGTAAGGCACTGGGCGGGGCATCCGGTGGTTACACGGCAGCGCGTAAAGAGGTGGTGGAATGGCTGCGTCAGCGCTCGCGCCCGTATCTGTTCTCCAACTCGCTGGCCCCGGCGATTGTGTCAGCTTCCATCAAGGTGCTGGAGATGCTGGCGTCTGGCGATGAACTGCGCGACAACCTGTGGCGCAACGCGCGGTTGTTTCGCGAGAAAATGACCGCCGCAGGCTTTACGCTCGCAGGCGCCGATCACGCCATTATTCCGGTGATGCTGGGCGACGCTGTTGTGGCGCAATCCTTCGCACGCGAGCTGCAAAAAGAGGGGATTTACGTCACCGGATTCTTCTATCCGGTAGTGCCTAAGGGCCAGGCGCGTATTCGCACACAAATGTCAGCGGCCCATACGCCGGAGCAGATTGAACGCGCGGTCGCGGCCTTTATTCGTATTGGTAAGCAGTCAGGCGTGATTTCCTGA
- the rfaD gene encoding ADP-glyceromanno-heptose 6-epimerase encodes MIIVTGGAGFIGSNIVKALNELGRKDILVVDNLKDGTKFVNLVDLDIADYMDKEDFIMQIMAGDDFGDIEAVFHEGACSSTTEWDGKYMMDNNYQYSKELLHFCLEREIPFLYASSAATYGGRSSDFIESREYEQPLNVYGYSKFLFDQYVREILPEADSQVVGFRYFNVYGPREGHKGSMASVAFHLNTQLNNGESPKLFEGSDGFKRDFIYVGDVAAVNLWFWQNGVSGIFNCGTGRAESFQAVADAALAYHKKGSLEYIPFPDKLKGRYQAFTQADLTKLRAAGYDKPFKTVAEGVTEYMAWLNRDA; translated from the coding sequence ATGATCATCGTCACCGGCGGCGCCGGCTTTATCGGTAGCAACATTGTGAAGGCGCTGAATGAACTCGGCCGCAAAGACATTCTGGTCGTCGACAATCTTAAAGATGGCACCAAATTCGTTAATCTGGTCGACCTCGACATTGCCGACTACATGGATAAAGAAGACTTTATCATGCAGATAATGGCGGGTGACGACTTTGGCGACATTGAGGCGGTGTTCCATGAAGGTGCCTGCTCGTCCACGACCGAGTGGGACGGCAAGTACATGATGGACAACAACTATCAGTACTCCAAAGAACTGCTGCATTTCTGCCTTGAGCGCGAAATTCCGTTCCTGTATGCCTCATCAGCCGCTACCTACGGCGGGCGTTCCAGCGACTTTATCGAGTCACGCGAATACGAACAGCCGCTCAACGTGTACGGTTATTCCAAGTTTCTTTTCGATCAGTACGTGCGCGAGATCCTGCCTGAAGCCGACTCCCAGGTTGTCGGCTTTCGCTATTTCAACGTCTATGGGCCGCGTGAGGGTCACAAAGGCAGCATGGCAAGCGTTGCCTTCCACCTGAATACCCAGCTTAACAACGGTGAAAGCCCGAAGCTTTTCGAAGGTAGCGACGGTTTTAAGCGTGACTTTATCTACGTCGGTGACGTTGCGGCCGTCAATCTGTGGTTCTGGCAAAACGGTGTCTCTGGCATCTTTAACTGCGGTACTGGCCGCGCAGAATCCTTCCAGGCCGTAGCCGATGCCGCTCTGGCTTATCATAAAAAAGGCAGCCTCGAATACATTCCCTTCCCGGATAAGCTCAAAGGGCGCTATCAGGCCTTTACCCAGGCAGATTTAACCAAGCTGCGCGCGGCGGGCTATGACAAACCGTTCAAAACCGTTGCCGAAGGCGTGACGGAATACATGGCATGGCTTAACCGAGACGCATAA
- the tdh gene encoding L-threonine 3-dehydrogenase: MKALAKLKAEEGIWMTDVPVPEVGHNDLLIKIRKTAICGTDVHIYNWDDWSQKTIPVPMVVGHEYVGEVVGIGQEVRGFNIGDRVSGEGHITCGHCRNCRAGRTHLCRNTVGVGVNRPGCFAEYLVLPAFNAFKIPDNISDDLAAIFDPFGNAVHTALSFDLVGEDVLVSGAGPIGIMAAAVAKHVGARHVVITDINEHRLALARDMGVTRAVNVSQQSLTDVMAELGMTEGFDVGLEMSGAPAAFRTMLDTMNHGGRIAMLGIPPGEMAIDWNNVIFKGLFIKGIYGREMFETWYKMAALIQSGLDLSPIITHRFSVDEFQKGFDAMRSGQSGKVILSWD, from the coding sequence ATGAAAGCATTAGCGAAACTGAAAGCGGAAGAAGGCATCTGGATGACCGATGTCCCGGTGCCGGAAGTGGGCCACAATGATTTGCTGATTAAGATTCGTAAAACGGCTATCTGCGGCACTGATGTGCATATCTACAACTGGGACGACTGGTCGCAGAAGACCATTCCAGTGCCGATGGTGGTTGGTCATGAATACGTCGGTGAAGTGGTAGGTATTGGCCAGGAAGTGCGCGGCTTTAACATTGGCGACCGGGTTTCTGGTGAAGGCCACATTACCTGCGGGCATTGTCGAAACTGCCGCGCCGGGCGTACGCATTTGTGTCGTAACACCGTGGGGGTAGGCGTTAACCGTCCGGGCTGCTTTGCCGAGTACCTGGTATTGCCTGCGTTCAACGCCTTTAAAATCCCTGACAATATTTCAGACGATCTGGCCGCTATTTTCGATCCCTTTGGTAATGCGGTACACACCGCACTGTCGTTTGATCTGGTGGGTGAGGACGTGCTGGTGTCCGGTGCCGGGCCAATTGGCATTATGGCCGCGGCGGTGGCAAAACACGTGGGCGCACGTCACGTGGTTATCACCGATATAAACGAACACCGCCTGGCGCTGGCGCGTGATATGGGCGTAACGCGGGCGGTCAACGTTAGCCAGCAGAGCTTAACCGACGTGATGGCCGAGTTAGGGATGACTGAAGGCTTTGATGTTGGGCTGGAGATGTCCGGTGCGCCTGCGGCGTTTCGCACCATGCTGGATACGATGAATCACGGTGGCCGTATTGCAATGCTTGGGATCCCGCCCGGTGAGATGGCTATCGACTGGAATAACGTTATCTTCAAAGGGTTATTCATTAAGGGAATTTATGGCCGGGAGATGTTTGAAACCTGGTATAAAATGGCGGCGCTGATTCAGTCTGGTCTCGATCTTTCTCCAATTATTACCCACCGTTTTTCTGTCGATGAATTCCAGAAAGGCTTTGACGCGATGCGTTCAGGGCAATCAGGGAAAGTGATTCTTTCCTGGGATTAA